One part of the Anopheles coustani chromosome 2, idAnoCousDA_361_x.2, whole genome shotgun sequence genome encodes these proteins:
- the LOC131264298 gene encoding palmitoyltransferase app isoform X1, with the protein MAPSQKVTKKWEIFAGRNKFFCDGYLMTAPNSGVFYFTVILITGTSVLFFVFDCPFLAQRITPAIPAIGGILFIFTLSSLFRTAFSDPGIIPRASQDEAAYIEKQIEVPNSLNSPTYRPPPRTKEVFVKGQTVKLKYCFTCKIFRPPRASHCSLCDNCVDRFDHHCPWVGNCVGKRNYRFFYMFIVSLAFLAVFIFSCTTTHLVMLLKEDNQFIDVVKRTPSSVIIAVICFCSVWSVIGLAGFHTYLTTSDQTTNEDIKGSFSSKGGQQAINPYSQGNICLNCFHILCGPITPSLIDRRGVVTDEYRTQMQAPDKYNSATVPPLVVMQPGMDTLNKHYSLDHELQNGSNGGSGGGSGNGGVYRQRSYDNLQNVPIPTNFKYFAPQSKYNGSSVVSGSASAGTYCFSDQSQQLLLGGGFNSSGVGGSSPSAVLSGGATTLPLLKSQSDFLQQHQHQQQQHPLTPGSSVSQQHLLQQQQSLNVTLPRYPYHRNRAIGGRKSSHDLQFSLHHQQHASLADPGKPSPGAGLMQSVFYGTANYPVVTGGPYCSNGPHNHSLGLAGSSTNSLNNHFNPAAPAGSTGIVIPYNNGLMLKDTSSASSAASSSGGSSSSASTATISSNSTSSATSSLERRCGGGNGLLASASGSGSYLASYDTITTLSDYQQQPQQHSFGFGSGQQHVPHTCPSSPRTIRCSSPSCSSELDPMLHSKAHGGINHGGGNYHHRHHRHQHHGGGGGSGGLNGAGSGGKGYAKFYKKPTYHVKSSHSTPPPPPPPLALPSPLAGSSGGLSGTNPVSPALSFSQFSPSFWSANTCVSSSNRSSMLSTATLGGGGSTTPYVECTPISSSSFPNYATAAGGPSGGDFGGDGGGGSGSGGVGNNGNNGNAGLPTGSPYVQRRGGSDKPQQRFSNVFEYQFNNFDLNSIHEDATNET; encoded by the exons ATGGCACCCAGTcaaaaagttacaaaaaaatgggaaattttCGCCGGTCGGAATAAGTTCTTCTGCGACGGATACCTGATGACGGCCCCAAACTcgggtgtgttttatttcacggTCATACTGATCACGGGCACCAGTGTGCTGTTTTTTGTGTTCGA CTGTCCCTTCCTGGCACAACGTATCACACCAGCCATCCCAGCCATCGGTGGGATTCTGTTCATTTTTACGCTCAGCTCACTCTTCCGGACGGCCTTTAGCGATCCAGGCATTATCCCACGAGCCTCCCAGGATGAGGCGGCCTACATCGAGAAGCAGATCGAGGTGCCGAACTCGCTCAACAGTCCCACGTACCGGCCGCCACCGCGCACCAAAGAGGTGTTCGTGAAGGGGCAGACGGTCAAGCTAAAATACTGTTTCACGTGCAAAATCTTCCGGCCACCGAGAGCCTCCCATTGCAGTTTGTGCGACAACTGCGTCGATCGCTTCGATCATCACTGTCCGTGG GTGGGAAATTGCGTTGGAAAACGAAACTATCGGTTCTTCTACATGTTTATCGTCTCTCTGGCGTTTCTAGCAGTATTCATATTTTCTTGCACAACGACGCATCTAGTAATGT TATTAAAGGAAGATAATCAGTTCATTGACGTCGTCAAGCGAACTCCTTCCAGTGTGATAATAGCGGTAATTTGTTTCTGTTCCGTGTGGTCTGTTATCGGGTTGGCCGGGTTTCACACTTATCTGACTACGAGTGATCAAACAACAAATGAAGAT ATCAAAGGTTCATTCAGCTCAAAGGGTGGCCAACAGGCGATCAACCCGTACTCGCAGGGGAATATTTGTTTGAACTGTTTCCACATCCTGTGCGGTCCGATAACTCCCTCACTGATCGATAG ACGCGGAGTCGTTACCGACGAGTATCGAACGCAAATGCAGGCGCCGGACAAGTACAACAGTGCCACCGTGCCACCGTTGGTCGTGATGCAGCCGGGAATGGATACATTGAACAAGCATTACAGTTTGGAC CACGAActgcaaaatgggtccaacgGTGGAAGTGGCGGTGGCAGCGGGAACGGTGGCGTCTACCGGCAGCGCAGCTACGATAACTTACAAAATG TTCCGATACCGACCAACTTCAAGTATTTTGCCCCACAATCGAAGTATAACGGATCAAGCGTTGTAAGCGGCAGTGCCAGTGCGGGCACGTACTGCTTCAGTGACCAAAGCCAACAACTGCTTCTGGGAGGAGGTTTCAATAGTAGCGGCGTCGGTGGTTCATCGCCCTCGGCGGTGCTCAGTGGTGGCGCCACAACGCTGCCACTACTCAAAAGTCAGTCCGATTTTCTacagcaacaccagcaccaacaacaacagcatcccTTGACCCCGGGGAGTAGCGTCTCCCAGCAACATCTGCTACAGCAGCAACAGAGCTTGAACGTAACGCTGCCCCGCTATCCGTACCATCGGAACCGGGCGATCGGTGGTAGAAAGTCTTCCCACGATCTGCAGTTCTCGTTGCACCACCAGCAACACGCTTCCCTGGCGGATCCTGGCAAACCCTCACCTGGTGCAGGGCTGATGCAATCGGTTTTCTATGGGACTGCCAACTACCCGGTAGTCACCGGTGGTCCGTACTGCTCGAACGGCCCACACAACCATAGCCTGGGATTGGCCGGAAGCAGCACGAACAGCCTGAACAACCACTTTAACCCGGCCGCACCGGCAGGCTCGACCGGAATTGTGATCCCTTACAACAACGGGCTTATGCTGAAAGACACGTCGTCCGCTTCGTCGGCGGCATCGTCGTCCGGCGGGTCATCATCGTCCGcgtccaccgccaccatctcGTCCAATTCGACCTCCTCCGCTACCTCATCGCTCGAGCGGCGCTGTGGTGGTGGTAACGGTCTACTAGCGTCCGCCTCCGGTTCCGGCTCGTATCTGGCGAGCTACGATACGATCACCACACTCTCGGATTATCAGCAACAGCCACAGCAACACAGTTTCGGGTTTGGATCCGGGCAGCAACACGTACCGCACACGTGCCCCAGTAGCCCACGTACGATCCGTTGCAGCAGCCCAAGTTGCAGCAGCGAGCTTGATCCGATGCTGCACTCGAAGGCGCACGGTGGAATCAATCATGGCGGAGGAAACTATCACCATCGCCACCATCGGCACCAGCATCACGGTGGAGGCGGCGGAAGTGGTGGCCTCAACGGTGCGGGCAGTGGCGGAAAGGGATACGCCAAGTTCTACAAGAAACCAACGTACCACGTGAAATCGTCCCACTCgacaccgccgccgccaccaccaccgctcgCATTACCCTCGCCTCTAGCCGGTTCCTCGGGCGGCCTCTCCGGAACGAACCCCGTCTCGCCGGCGCTCTCCTTCAGCCAGTTCAGCCCAAGCTTCTGGAGTGCTAACACGTGTGTTTCATCGAGCAATCGGAGCAGCATGCTGAGTACGGCCACCCTCGGTGGGGGTGGTAGCACGACGCCCTACGTTGAATGCACTCCGATATCTTCTAGCTCTTTTCCAAACT